A genomic region of Corticium candelabrum chromosome 6, ooCorCand1.1, whole genome shotgun sequence contains the following coding sequences:
- the LOC134180951 gene encoding mucin-5AC-like has protein sequence MYLLQWQFTCLTLTVLWSKTVAFEVTRTSTTCDRGMIHVDCIDYCPPTCLTPTYPGGCFDNCLPGCDCPLDTWYDDVANYCVEKGYCKRQRGSDIRPWPCKNNLVPAICEDDCLPTCQDPFSNGCNTNCVSGCQCPKPLVYDSATETCFPVDECPTESPTTNSSEAGVLPTTVTAFSSQSTTSHSSHRPSSSETTQLNTPTVASRSDFSNVSTSHTTDNVVTTASNRVSKTDTLPSTAENNMTSLTPSIDTTLTTRKQNTSTPLSYNQRPSQEITITVSGKHTTEVPINVNQTSHPVLTTTTTTTTTTTTTEQTNSLASSSSTESTTETISASSLTLSTATAKTSLVNSTSLATSTAASTTSPNPTTSIKKTVSLATSFLATTSGSNPATTAEQTTSNAPSTATSTPTLLVSTTTTKTTSLALSTAAPTSSRNLTTSAKESVTTASEIGTNLATTAEQTTSLPTTGATSTVSSTVTTTAKQNTSPSLATVDLTSNPNPTTAAEQTTSLAPSNAASKTATKPFTSAKQTTSLAPSTAFSTTGTNPTTAAVKTSSAPSTVASTIEASPTTAKKTISQTPSMATPNTTPNPTVYTARKETTLPASSTAASTTNLNPTTEKTSSQAPSITTHTPSSNPTTTAKTTTLPVLSTAASTSSVNSTTCHKKTSSQAPSTATSIPYPTTAAKRTTLPFSFTSASTTDLNPTTKTKAPSTTTYTFSSNPTATAKKTTLPFSSAAASTTDLNPTTEITSSQAPSITTYTVSSNPTVAAKTTTLPVSSTAALTTRLNPTTSTKKTSSRASSTTTSSPYPATAAKRTISPSASTAASTTGQNPTTSEAHTISLAPTTSVSITRKNSVETTKMTISSKQSTFVQTSSQIPTTVGNKGTISSATKPTNSKSRTTRNQRPPTSSTGKQQNTLASKESSFTVSKTENVHATSSFISDYTQGTSPTSLSGISTAAVAGIVTAAAAGAVICVFLGYLFFRRRRNRRHRYSVLDDRVSFINSVHDAFQLEATHFERHDLEDEFQSHQPSHDSCSRDLNPPRFVSRPSDFLQHCGITSSLSIMRLTIFIATAFLLVSTSAFPSGAPSFICDTMVPLHGVSPHAGNGGYNVTINGGSSFMPGKANIVKLAGVTAFKGFLIRFSTSATSATATANVGSWGTEMPSNAKVDCVDKSGVTHTDNKPKLSMTFQWMAPEKAETVYFHLSALLLPGVRSFTGPPVPDCADTSYGCCPDRVTAAAGPNAKGCPSFPASGSGFATRPPLIGGCAGTRYGCCPDGVTAAGPNTEGCPSSSASGSGFATRSPLIGGCAGTRYGCCPDGVTAARGPNQLGCQSTSGSGSVPATGPPVPDCAYTPYGCCPDGVTPAGPTFRQCPSFSASGSGFATRPPLIGGCAGTRYGCCPDGVTAARGNNQLGCQSASGSGSGHATHPPLIGGCAGTRYGCCPDGVTAARGNNQLGCQFASGSGSGFATRPPLIGGCAGTRFGCCPDGETAAAGRDFFGCPFPSGSAFESGSATSPPIIGGCRGTRYGCCPDGVTAARGPNQLGCQSASGSGSGYATRPPLIGGCAGTRYGCCPDGVTAARGNNQLGCQSASESGSGFATRPPLIGGCAGTRFGCCPDGETAAAGINFFGCPFPSGSGFESGSATGPPIIGGCRGTRYGCCPDGVTAARGINQLGCQSASGSGSGYATRPPLIGGCAGTRYGCCPDGVTAARGNNQLGCQSASGSGSGFATRPPLIGGCAGTRFGCCPDGETAAAGTGFFGCPFPSGSGFESGSATGPPIIGGCRGTQYGCCPDGVTAAAGANYLGCSSVTESGSGSGFMTNPPVIGGCAGTRYGCCIDGITPALGFNFTGCDSASSGSGTISEIPTDFPSTHPTVFSESVTVKTQTTFPQTTEATGSTIPANSAASASPTRKQREATSQTPTATAVEATTEETIQTQETVTTAAATVSGGTTKRAATRVATVGATTKSDEITTQSVAATTKSTVQQPTRRTARTTTEPRATTREGRTRASKTGTVSTKSTAAITTKPTAIITTKSAISPAITREATRKGIRTTNAVTNAKETEGSRTRATAATTGSPVVVTTSRMSTKRATRATRAESTTQVLSKSTSKQQSTSKQQPTSKQQSTVMTVTTKTTTQVASKSTSKKQPTSKQQSTVMTTARTTTQVSSKLTSKRQPTTAKPTDKQPASSKQTATINTTQRSASSSTTVGSRTSPSSAASSQVTRASTTNAANTQTSASTVSQSVAVRSSSQASVSQTESGTTNRITRKQTEATDRPQRTRSPIATPTRFSAEEISSAVQMEIDGNVDEFDTSQFEQYMSNVLGSYVIVISITQVSQSPARRRLLASRLSIVFFLRHQNGNIVQQNDALNLINENQDQISQQYANFEARSYAFAQPTEGSGGNRGLSGGAIAGIVISLLIVAGAIVMALYFYKNRRTGGYSLPSEYEHTRRQSETHFANPTYDAVQSTVTVKPLEEAQ, from the exons ATGTATCTCTTGCAATGGCAGTTCACGTGTCTTACTCTTACCGTCTTGTGGAGCAAAACGGTGGCATTCGAAGTAACTCGAACAAGTACCACTTGTGATCGGGGAATGATACACGTAGACTGCATCGACTATTGCCCGCCAACGTGCCTTACTCCTACATATCCAGGAGGTTGTTTCGACAACTGTCTACCGGGATGTGATTGTCCACTAGACACTTGGTACGATGACGTAGCTAATTACTGCGTTGAAAAGGGATACTGCAAACGCCAAAGAG GCTCTGACATTAGGCCATGGCCATGTAAGAATAACCTCGTTCCCGCAATTTGTGAAGACGACTGCCTTCCTACTTGTCAAGATCCTTTCTCGAATGGATGCAACACCAATTGTGTTAGTGGTTGTCAATGTCCAAAGCCACTTGTCTATGACTCAGCTACTGAGACTTGCTTTCCCGTGGACGAATGTCCAACAG aATCACCAACGACAAATTCTTCTGAAGCTGGAGTTTTACCTACGACTGTGACAGCATTCTCTAGTCAATCGACCACATCACATTCATCTCATCGACCATCTTCAAGTGAAACAACACAACTTAATACTCCAACTGTTGCGTCTCGTTCTGATTTTAGTAACGTGAGCACTAGTCATACTACTGACAATGTTGTCACCACAGCAAGCAATAGAGTTTCAAAGACTGACACTTTGCCATCAACAGCAGAAAataatatgacgtcattaactCCTTCTATAGATACTACCTTGACAACTAGAAAACAGAACACCTCAACACCATTGTCATACAACCAACGACCTAGTCAGGAGATAACAATTACTGTAAGTGGAAAACACACTACTGAAGTACCGATAAATGTGAATCAAACGAGTCATCCTgtactaacaacaacaacaacaacaacaacaacaacaacaacaacagaacagacTAATTCACTAGCATCATCGTCATCTACTGAATCAACGACGGAAACAATCTCAGCTAGTTCACTGACACTATCTACTGCTACTGCAAAGACAAGTTTAGTAAACTCAACTTCACTAGCAACGTCTACTGCTGCTTCAACGACTAGTCCAAACCCAACGACGTCTATAAAGAAGACAGTCTCACTAGCAACATCTTTTCTTGCCACAACGTCTGGTTCAAATCCAGCAACAACTGCAGAACAGACGACTTCAAATGCTCCATCCACTGCTACTTCAACGCCTACTCTACTTGttagcacaacaacaacaaagacaacttCATTAGCATTATCTACTGCTGCCCCAACAAGTAGTCGAAATTTAACAACATCTGCAAAAGAATCAGTCACGACAGCATCAGAAATTGGTACAAACTTAGCAACAACTGCAGAACAGACGACTTCGTTACCAACAACTGGTGCTACTTCAACGGTTAGTTCAACTGTAACGACGACTGCAAAACAGAACACCTCACCATCTTTAGCTACAGTCGACTTAACGTCTAATCCAAATCCAACAACAGCTGCAGAGCAAACGACGTCACTAGCGCCATCCAATGCTGCCTCAAAAACTGCTACAAAACCATTTACATCTGCAAAGCAAACGACGTCACTAGCTCCATCTACGGCTTTTTCGACGACAGGTACAAATCCAACAACAGCTGCAGTAAAGACATCATCAGCTCCATCTACTGTTGCTTCAACAATTGAGGCAAGCCCAACAACAGCTAAGAAGACAATTTCACAAACACCATCTATGGCTACTCCTAACACTACTCCAAATCCAACTGTATATACAGCtagaaaagaaacaacttTACCAGCTTCGTCTACTGCTGCTTCAACAACTAATCTAAATCCaacaacagagaaaacaaGTTCTCAAGCACCATCTATAACTACTCATACTCCTAGTTCAAATccaacaacaactgcaaaaaCTACAACCTTACCAGTTTTATCTACTGCtgcttcaacatctagtgtAAACTCAACCACATGTCATAAGAAGACAAGTTCGCAAGCACCATCTACAGCTACCTCTATTCCATATCCAACAACAGCTGCAAAAAGGACAACTTTACCATTTTCATTTACTTCTGCTTCAACAACTGATCTAAATCCAACGACAAAGACTAAAGCACCATCTACAACTACTTATACTTTTAGTTCAAATCCAACGGCAACTGCAAAAAAGACAACTTTACCATTTTCATCTGCTGCTGCTTCAACAACTGATCTAAATCCAACAACAGAGATAACAAGTTCTCAAGCACCATCTATAACTACTTATactgttagttcaaatccaACGGTAGCTGCAAAAACGACAACTTTACCAGTTTCATCTACTGCTGCTTTAACAACTCGTCTAAACCCAACAACATCTACTAAGAAGACAAGTTCGCGAGCATCATCTACTACTACCTCTAGTCCATATCCAGCGACAGCTGCAAAAAGGACAATTTCACCATCTGCGTCTACTGCTGCTTCAACAACTGGTCAAAATCCAACGACGAGTGAAGCACATACAATCTCTTTGGCGCCCACTACGTCCGTCTCAATTACTCGTAAAAACTCAGTGGAAACCACAAAAATGACAATTTCATCAAAACAATCAACGTTTGTACAAACCTCAAGTCAAATACCAACAACTGTTGGCAATAAGGGAACTATTTCTTCAGCTACCAAACCCACAAATTCAAAATCAAGAACAACTAGAAACCAAAGGCCACCAACATCATCAACaggtaaacaacaaaacactttAGCGTCAAAAGAAAGCAGTTTTACAGTATCAAAAACAGAAAATGTTCATGCCACTTCTTCGTTCATATCAGATTATACACAAGGAACTAGCCCTACAAGTCTCTCTGGAATAAGTACAGCAGCAGTTGCAGGCATAGTtacagctgcagcagcaggtgCAGTGATTTGTGTGTTCTTAGGATATTTGTTCttcagaagaagaagaaacagGAGACATCGATACTCAGTACT AGATGACCGGGTGAGCTTTATAAATTCGGTACACGACGCATTCCAGCTGGAAGCAACACACTTCGAGCGCCATGACTTAGAAGACGAATTTCAAA GTCATCAACCAAGTCACGACTCATGTTCACGTGATCTCAATCCTCCACGCTTTGTATCTCGTCCCTCCGACTTCTTGCAACACTGCGGTATAACAAGCTCGCTCTCTATTATGAGACTCACAATCTTCATTGCAACTGCGTTTCTGCTCGTCTCTACGAGCGCGTTTCCGTCCGGTGCTCCGAGCTTCATCTGTGACACGATGGTGCCACTCCACGGTGTCTCGCCTCACGCTGGAAATGGAGGCTACAACGTGACTATCAACGGTGGAAGCTCTTTCATGCCTGGCAAAGCAAACATTG TCAAACTGGCTGGGGTCACAGCATTCAAAGGATTTTTGATCCGATTCTCTACCAGTGCGACGTCGGCGACTGCAACGGCAAATGTAGGCAGTTGGGGGACTGAGATGCCGTCTAATGCTAAAGTTGACTGCGTAGACAAGTCAGGAGTGACCCACACGGACAACAAACCTAAATTGTCGATGACGTTTCAATGGATGGCTCCAGAGAAGGCTGAAACCGTGTATTTCCA CCTCAGCGCGCTATTGCTGCCGGGCGTGCGCTCTTTTACTGGTCCACCTGTGCCTGATTGTGCTGACACTTCATATGGTTGCTGTCCTGATAGAGTAACTGCGGCTGCAGGTCCGAATGCTAAAGGATGTCCATCTTTTCCAG CATCTGGTTCTGGCTTTGCTACCCGTCCACCTTTGATTGGAGGTTGTGCTGGTACTCGTTACGGTTGCTGTCCTGATGGAGTAACTGCTGCTGGTCCGAATACTGAAGGATGTCCATCTTCTTCAG CATCTGGTTCTGGGTTTGCTACCCGTTCCCCTTTGATTGGAGGTTGTGCTGGTACTCGTTACGGTTGCTGTCCTGATGGCGTAACTGCAGCTCGTGGACCCAACCAGCTAGGATGTCAATCTACTTCAG GATCTGGCTCTGTGCCTGCAACTGGTCCACCTGTACCTGATTGTGCCTACACTCCATATGGTTGCTGTCCTGATGGAGTAACACCTGCTGGACCAACTTTTAGACAATGTCCATCTTTTTCAG CATCTGGCTCTGGCTTTGCTACCCGTCCACCTCTGATTGGAGGTTGTGCTGGTACTCGGTACGGTTGTTGTCCTGACGGTGTAACCGCAGCTCGTGGAAACAACCAGCTAGGATGTCAATCTGCTTCAG GATCTGGGTCCGGTCACGCTACTCATCCACCTCTGATTGGAGGTTGTGCTGGTACTCGTTACGGTTGTTGTCCTGACGGTGTAACTGCAGCTCGTGGAAACAATCAGCTAGGATGTCAATTCGCTTCAG GATCTGGCTCTGGTTTCGCTACTCGTCCGCCTCTGATTGGAGGTTGCGCTGGAACTCGTTTCGGTTGTTGCCCTGATGGAGAAACAGCAGCCGCTGGAAGAGACTTTTTCGGATGCCCGTTCCCTTCAG GATCTGCTTTTGAATCTGGCTCTGCAACCAGTCCGCCTATTATTGGTGGTTGTAGAGGCACTCGGTACGGTTGCTGTCCTGATGGAGTGACTGCAGCTCGTGGACCCAACCAGCTAGGATGTCAATCTGCTTCAG GATCTGGGTCCGGTTACGCTACTCGTCCACCTCTAATTGGAGGTTGTGCTGGTACTCGTTACGGATGTTGTCCTGACGGTGTAACTGCAGCTCGTGGAAACAATCAGCTAGGATGTCAATCTGCTTCAG AATCTGGCTCTGGTTTCGCTACTCGTCCACCTCTGATTGGAGGTTGCGCTGGAACTCGTTTCGGTTGTTGCCCTGATGGAGAAACAGCAGCCGCTGGAATAAACTTTTTCGGATGCCCGTTCCCTTCAG GATCTGGCTTTGAATCTGGCTCTGCAACCGGTCCGCCTATTATTGGTGGTTGCAGAGGCACTCGCTATGGTTGTTGTCCTGATGGTGTAACAGCAGCTCGTGGAATAAACCAGCTAGGATGTCAATCCGCTTCAG GATCTGGGTCCGGTTACGCTACTCGTCCACCTCTGATTGGAGGTTGTGCTGGTACTCGGTACGGTTGTTGTCCTGACGGTGTAACTGCGGCTCGTGGAAACAACCAGCTAGGATGTCAATCTGCTTCAG GATCTGGCTCCGGTTTCGCTACTCGTCCGCCTCTGATTGGAGGTTGCGCTGGAACTCGTTTTGGTTGTTGCCCCGATGGAGAAACAGCAGCCGCTGGAACAGGCTTTTTCGGATGCCCGTTCCCTTCAG GATCCGGTTTTGAATCTGGCTCTGCAACCGGTCCGCCTATTATTGGTGGTTGTAGAGGCACTCAGTACGGATGCTGTCCTGATGGAGTGACTGCAGCTGCTGGAGCCAACTATCTAGGGTGTTCGTCTGTGACGG AGTCTGGTTCCGGCTCAGGATTTATGACAAACCCTCCAGTAATTGGAGGTTGTGCGGGAACGCGCTACGGCTGCTGCATAGACGGAATAACTCCTGCACTGGGCTTTAACTTTACGGGTTGTGACTCAGCTTCAAGCGGATCCGGAACAATCTCTGAAATCCCAACTGACTTTCCCTCAACTCACCCAACTGTTTTCTCTGAATCTGTTACCgtaaaaacacaaacaacatttcCACAAACGACGGAAGCAACAGGATCAACTATCCCAGCTAATAGTGCCGCTTCGGCAAGCCCCACcagaaaacaaagagaagcAACAAGTCAAACTCCTACAGCTACAGCTGTAGAAGCTACAACAGAAGAGACAATTCAAACACAAGAAACAGTCACGACAGCAGCTGCAACGGTCAGTGGTGGTACTACCAAACGTGCTGCAACAAGAGTAGCAACAGTTGGAGCTACTACAAAGTCAGATGAGATCACAACCCAATCCGTTGCTGCCACGACGAAGTCAACTGTACAACAACCTACTAGACGTAcagcaagaacaacaacagaaccTCGTGCCACAACCAGAGAAGGAAGAACCAGAGCCTCAAAAACAGGCACTGTTAGTACAAAGTCTACAGCTGCAATCACGACTAAGCCAACAGCAATTATTACCACAAAGAGCGCCATAAGTCCAGCAATCACTAGAGAAGCAACAAGAAAGGGAATAAGAACTACGAATGCAGTCACTAACGCAAAAGAGACAGAAGGCAGTAGAACAAGAGCTACTGCTGCTACCACAGGATCGCCTGTTGTTGTTACCACATCTAGAATGTCAACAAAGAGAGCCACGCGTGCGACGAGAGCAGAAAGTACAACTCAAGTTTTGTCAAAAtcgacaagcaaacaacaatccacaagcaaacaacagcccacaagcaaacaacaatcCACAGTAATGACAGTAACTACTAAAACTACAACTCAAGTTGCGTCAAAATCGACAAGCAAAAAACAAcccacaagcaaacaacaatcCACAGTAATGACGACAGCAAGAACTACAACGCAAGTTTCGTCAAAATTAACAAGCAAACGACAGCCTACAACTGCAAAACCTACCGACAAACAACCAGCAAGTAGCAAGCAAACAGCAACcataaatacaacacaaagaTCGGCATCCAGTAGCACGACAGTAGGGAGTAGAACATCTCCCTCATCTGCAGCCAGTTCTCAAGTAACAAGGGCAAGCACTACAAACGCAGCAAACACTCAGACTTCAGCATCGACCGTCTCACAGTCGGTCGCAGTTAGAAGTTCTTCGCAAGCATCCGTTTCGCAAACGGAAAGTGGTACGACAAACAGAataacaagaaaacaaaccgAAGCTACAGACAGACCGCAAAGGACTCGATCACCAATTGCAACCCCG aCTCGTTTTTCGGCCGAGGAAATTAGCAGCGCAGTTCAGATGGAAATAGACGGAAACGTCGACGAGTTTGATACAAGTCAGTTCGAGCAGTACATGTCAAACGTTTTAGGCTCGTACGTCATAGTGATAAGCATCACTCAAGTGTCTCAATCTCCCGCAAGACGACGCCTGCTTGCGTCGAG GTTGTCGATTGTTTTCTTCCTAAGACATCAAAACGGTAACATTGTACAGCAAAACGACGCTCTCAATCTTATCAATGAGAATCAAGATCAAATCAGTCAACAGTATGCAAACTTCGAGGCGCGCTCTTACGCTTTCG CTCAACCGACTGAAGGCTCGGGTGGTAATCGCGGTCTAAGTGGAGGAGCGATTGCTGGGATTGTTATTTCTTTGCTGATTGTCGCTGGTGCAATTGTGATGGCGCTGTATTTCTACAAAAACCGACGAACGGGAGGCTATTCTCTTCCATC GGAATATGAGCACACACGCAGGCAATCAGAAACGCACTTTGCAAACCCGACATATGACGCGGTTCAGTCTACAGTAACAGTGAAGCCTCTTGAGGAAGCACAATAA